A segment of the bacterium genome:
GCGTCTTCCGGGGTGAGGTCTATTTCAATCCAAAGTTGATGTTGCGGCAGCTGACCGCGACGCAGGGCTTTCAGGGTCAGCCGGGCCTGTTCAAAGATCTGTTCCATCTCGAATTTCCATTTTTCCCGCCAACCCGCTACATCCGCCTCCTGGATCTGTTCAAAACGCAAGTTCAACCCGCGCGTGCATTCCAAAGTAAAATGAACATCCTTTTCTTCAACCGGTTTTGTCTCTTCCTGGGCATACACCCGGGCTTCATTGCTGTCCTTGGGCGCTTTCATCATGCGGATGGGGGATTTGGGCACGGTGGCATATTCCTTCAACACCTCAAAGGGCGGGTATAACCAGTTGTAGAGACTGTCCTGGCTCTTGAAATGGCGGATGGCATAGCTTTTACGAAAATGGACCATCCGGCATTTGCGCACCATCACCCCCTTGATGCACAGCGCGGCCAGGCTGTCCTGCAGATCCACCGCCAGGGTGACGGAATCCTGCAGCGCCAGTTTGTTCAGCGAGTTTAAGTAGGCCTCTTCCGCCAGCAGGGCGGCCATTTTATGAGCTGATTCGCGATCCGGCGGAATCAACGCGGCGGTTTGTTTGGCCTGCTGACGGTTCTTCTTTAACATCTCTGTGCTTTGCAGCACAGGCAGAAACACCAGAAAGACAAAAGCGAGCATCACGGGGATCAACAGGCTGATCAGAAAGGTCAGCTGGGCCGGTCTGCGATCTTTGAAAACCGGAAGCAGATTGCGTTTTTTGCGTTTAATCGTCATGGCCTTAACCGGAAGCGGCTCTGGGTCCTCATCGCTGCATGCTTTCTTGATTTAATAGATGTACACTTTGCCGTTGGTTTGCATTCCCTGATACACGATCTCCAGGGTTTCGTCATCCAGCCGGACGCAGCCGTGGGTGACCGGTTGACCGAGAAAACGTTTATACAGGGTTCCGTGGATCAAATAGCCGTCGCCAAGGGCCAGGGCATAGTTGCCGAGCACGCCGGCTTCGAAGCGGTCCGGATGGTCTCTCGGCGGAATGGGCAGCGCCTCCTCGATGAAAGCCCAATCCGGTTTGTACCAGACCGGACGTTTCTGTTTCTGCTGGACGCGGAACACCCCGCGTGGTGTCTTGAAGACATACTGTTTCTTTTTAGAGACCTTGAGCAACACATATTTGCCGGTGGAACAGGTGCCCTGATGCAGGACCTGGCCGTCCTTCATCAGAAAGATCCGATTGCCGGAGGTATCGACGATCAGATAATTGTCCTTGGGCTGCAGAGCCGATAATTTTTTTTGGGCTGCGGCGAGCCGTTTCTCCACCCGTTCAAGTTCTTTGCTGAAGCGGGCGGCGTCTGCCTGCTGGTCCACGAAAAAGGATTTGGTTTCCGGCACGATCCAATAGATATAATCGCGCAGCAGCGGGGCATAGAGAAAGACAAAGAAAGCGAGAATCGCACCCACGGCGAGGCCGAGAAAAACGGCCAGGCCGATTTTCTTTTCCGATTCCTCCGGATTAAAGTCGGCGGTTTCTTTGAGGGCTAAGGTTTGGGTTTTCGCGGTCATAGTTGTTGTGTCCACCAAGTGCCTGGAACAGGGGCTCTCACCAGCTCCGGTTCCGCGACAGGTTATTCGGCGCTCCTCGCGTTTTTCGCTCCGTTGTCGGAAAGAGAACGGGGTGAGGTTCTTACCGGCGTTCCTTTGGTGGAGCCGACGATGGTGACCGGGGTGCCCACCTTGCAGAGCTTGAACAGCTTTTCCATATCACGGTTGCTCAGCGCTACGCAGCCGGCGGTCCAGTTGGCGCCCTTGCCGCCGTCGCCGTGGATTTCGATCAGGCCGCCGATGGTCGCGTTGCCGGCGATTTCACCGCGGGCCTTGGCGGCGTAGAAACGGGCGCGATCCTGATCATTGGGGTAATCGATCTCCATGGCCAGGTAATATTTTGTCTGACCGTTAGCCTTCTTGCGGCGAATGCGATAGCAGCCCTCCGGCGTGGCGTTATCGCCGCGCTGCAGTTTGTGGCCGATCCAATTGGGACCCAGTTCGATGCTGAATTCACGTATTTTTTCGCCACCGGAGTAGAGATAGCATTCATGGTCGATCTTGTCGACCACAATAGCCACGTCGTTGTTTTCCTTGGACCAACGTAGGGTCTCTTGCACCCATTGGCGCCACTTGGGCGCATTGGCATAATAGTTGGTGATGGTGGCCGTGGCTTCGTTGCCCGCCCGGCTGATATAATCCGCCGCGGTTTTATACCGGGCCGCTGCTTTTTTATAGTCCTGCCTTTTAAAGGCCGCCTCGCTCTCCATGATATTGAGCTCGCTGAGCACGTATTTCTGACGCAGCCGATTGTCCAGCGGCAGGGATTGGAAATCGGGCCGAAAGGCTTCGATCTGCGCTTTGATCTCGCGGATGCCGTTTTGAGTCAACTCGCGCAGAGAATCGCGCTTGGCGATGCTGCGCGCGGCCGCATGGCTCGCTTTGCTGGAGCACTGCGCCGCCAGCCGTCGTGCGGTGTAAAAATTACGATTCACCCGCCAACGGCGGTTCTCGCGCTGCCAGGCGAGTTTGCTTTGTTCCAGTAAATACTCGGCATCGACCAGCTCATCCGCCATGTAGATGTTCGCTTGATTTTTGCGCGCCAGGCTTACCGCTTTGCGGGCCTTTTGGTAAGCTTCAAAGGGAGGTTCGGCCGATAGCTCGATGATCAGGGTAAAGCCGATCAGCCCCAGAGCCAGGAACAGATTGAGCAACAAGAACCAGTTTTTCTCAAAAAGCCGGCGAGGTTCGTTTTCGGAATTTTGTGCGTCCATAGCGGATAATCAAGTTCTGAAATGGCGGCGACCGTTCGCCGATCGAGCCGTACTGGGTCTTAAATAGAAAACCTCAGTCCACCCATTAAAGCGGTGAACTGAGGTTTACATGATTTATCAGGCGCGAAAGAGATGATTAACGGCCCAATTTTTTGTTGATCGCTTGCTGCAGTTCTTCGGAGATGGCCGCAACCTTTTGCAGACCGGCCTGGACCTTGTCACGGGCGGTCAGAAAATCACCGTTGGTGAGGGCGGTGTTGGCTTCAGCAACCGAGGCTTCGACGGTGGCCAGATCGGCATTCATGGCTTCCAGAGCCGCTCTGCCTTCTTTGCCGCGCGGTGCTTTTTTCATCAGCATTTTCACATCATCGATGGCCGGACCGATTTTCGCCAGCAGGTCAGTGGCTTCGGCTTTGACCTTCTCTTTGTTCGCGACAGCGGTGTCTTTGGCGTTGTTCGCAGCAGCCAGGGTGGCGGCCAACATGGTCTTCGCTTTGGAGTAGCTGCGGAACAGTGCGAACTTGGAGTTTTGTTTCTCGATCTCAGCGTTGATGGCGTTCAAAGAGTCCTTAACGGCATTGAACAGCTCAGGGGCATACCGATCAGCCTCAACGGCTTTGGCGGCATCCAACGCTGCCTTCACGGCGTCCAGTTCCTGCTGCGGAACTTTGGCACAACCGACGATCAGGGTCATCGCGAAAATCACGACGAGCACTGCAACGAGTGTTTTCACCTTCATTGAAAGTAACCTCCTAAAAAGATTGATTGGGGTGAATAATGTGAAAAACGGCTTGTTTAGTCGCTCAAATTGTGTATAATTTACAGCAATATTTTAGGAAATACAAGAGAAATTGCAACTATTTTTATCTTGGTCTTACCGCTGTTCTTTGCCAAGTGTCCACCCGGGTCATCCGGGAGCAGCCGCCTATCGGACCGGCCGAAAGGGCAAAGACCGATAAAAAATTACAGCCATTAATATACTGCCTTTTATTGACAGAATCAATAAAAAAGTATACTTTTTATATTCTCGTCGATCATGGCAACCACTACCCCGGCCGAGTGCGCTCGCACCACCGCGGGTGGAAAAAGCAGACGCCATCGCACACTATGACTCTCCCGATCATCGTCAGGTGATCCTCGTGTGCTCCCCTGATCGACCGCCTTCCGAGTTATTCCTTTCTTGCGGCTTTTCGCGTACCCTGAATTTTTATCACTGTGATCTCCGGTGGACTGAGAAAACGGATGGGGAAGAGGATCGTGCCCAACCCCCGGTTGATGTACAGCGTGGCGTTGCCGTGGCGGGACAAACCACGGCTGGGAAGACGGACGCCCGGGGAACGCACCCAGGGCGCCCCCAAGAGCGGCAGATAGATCTGGCCGCCGTGCGTGTGCCCGGAAAGCTGCAGATCCATTCCCTCGGCGGCGGCATGGCGGATGAACGCCGGATGATGGGCGAGCAGGATCGAATAACAGGTGTCCGGAATTTGCCGGGCCAACATGGGCACAGCCGCTTCGTTCCAGTTGAAATCGATCCATCGGTCTGGTTTGAATCCGGGAGTCAGCGCCTGCAAATTTTCTCTAACCAGCGTATCTCCTTGTTGCGTATAAACGAG
Coding sequences within it:
- a CDS encoding L,D-transpeptidase, translating into MTAKTQTLALKETADFNPEESEKKIGLAVFLGLAVGAILAFFVFLYAPLLRDYIYWIVPETKSFFVDQQADAARFSKELERVEKRLAAAQKKLSALQPKDNYLIVDTSGNRIFLMKDGQVLHQGTCSTGKYVLLKVSKKKQYVFKTPRGVFRVQQKQKRPVWYKPDWAFIEEALPIPPRDHPDRFEAGVLGNYALALGDGYLIHGTLYKRFLGQPVTHGCVRLDDETLEIVYQGMQTNGKVYIY
- a CDS encoding L,D-transpeptidase, which codes for MDAQNSENEPRRLFEKNWFLLLNLFLALGLIGFTLIIELSAEPPFEAYQKARKAVSLARKNQANIYMADELVDAEYLLEQSKLAWQRENRRWRVNRNFYTARRLAAQCSSKASHAAARSIAKRDSLRELTQNGIREIKAQIEAFRPDFQSLPLDNRLRQKYVLSELNIMESEAAFKRQDYKKAAARYKTAADYISRAGNEATATITNYYANAPKWRQWVQETLRWSKENNDVAIVVDKIDHECYLYSGGEKIREFSIELGPNWIGHKLQRGDNATPEGCYRIRRKKANGQTKYYLAMEIDYPNDQDRARFYAAKARGEIAGNATIGGLIEIHGDGGKGANWTAGCVALSNRDMEKLFKLCKVGTPVTIVGSTKGTPVRTSPRSLSDNGAKNARSAE